A window from Centropristis striata isolate RG_2023a ecotype Rhode Island chromosome 2, C.striata_1.0, whole genome shotgun sequence encodes these proteins:
- the LOC131989955 gene encoding ZP domain-containing protein-like has product MVDNTADIITRKCLMELKFVCTYPKRGNVSQNFYAHREKVLVEEKGFGTFTYNFEFFPNGEYRAPFAPEEYPLRCEERSRIFMQIQATSSLSNMELFVENCRATPYDYKNFQPSYSIIEDGCKKDSTVNVHSSSNKRQFRFSLEAFKFIGQHDQVFISCSVLMCEVESPSTRCSQGCINSRARRDSRQHHQVKREAPNQSLRHFISQGPLRLKRSAESSERPVASLNLNLVFIAGCLLAAVGMICAAVTYKTKISRVKYQHLSEYES; this is encoded by the exons ATGGTCGATAACACAGCAGACATCATCACCAGGAAATGCCTGATGGAGCTGAAGTTTGTCTGCACATACCCCAAACGTGGAAACGTGTCGCAGAATTTTTACGCTCACAGGGAAAAGGTGTTAGTGGAGGAAAAAGGCTTCGGCACATTCACCTACAACTTTGAATTTTTCCCTAACGGGGAATACCGAGCCCCTTTCGCTCCAGAAGAATACCCTCTGCGatgtgaggagaggagcaggattTTCATGCAGATCCAGGCCACCTCCTCACTCAGTAACATGGAGCTGTTTGTGGAGAACTGCAGAGCGACACCATATGACTACAAGAACTTCCAGCCATCATACAGCATCATTGAAGACGG gTGTAAAAAGGACTCGACTGTTAACGTCCATTCCTCTTCCAACAAGAGACAGTTCAGGTTCAGCTTGGAGGCCTTCAAGTTCATCGGCCAGCATGATCAG GTGTTCATCAGCTGTTCGGTCCTGATGTGTGAAGTAGAGAGCCCCAGCACCAGGTGCTCACAGGgatgcatcaactccagagcccGGAGAGACAGTCGGCAACATCACCAAGTGAAGAGAGAGGCTCCCAACCAGAGTTTGAGACACTTCATTTCCCAGGGTCCCCTGCGCCTCAAGAGGTCGGCAGAGAGCAGCGAACGCCCCG TGGCCAGCCTGAATCTGAACCTGGTGTTCATCGCTGGATGTCTCCTCGCAGCTGTTGGCATGATCTGTGCAGCGGTCACATACAAAACCAAGATATCTCGGGTCAAATACCAACATCTGTCTGAATATGAAAGTTGA